GTTGTATCCGTCTGTTTCAACAGTTTTAACTTGAAGAACAACGTTTGGAGTTGCTTCAATAACTGTTACAGGGATCAATTCGCCAGCTTCAGTGAAGATTTGAGTCATTCCCACTTTTTTCCCTAAGATTCCTTTTGTCATGAGAAAATAGTTCCTTTTCTATAGTTTTTATTCAAAAAGTTTTTAACGAGCGTTTTTTATGCTCAAGTCTAAGATACAAAAGTCGTCAAACTCAAAGTGAAAATAGGAAACAGACACAAAGAAGTTCATCTTTTTCACATCGAGTTTGGCTCGTGTTCAATTAAATTGAAACACCAGCCTCTGCTCTTTTATATTTTAGATTAAAGTTTGATTTCTACGTTTACACCACTTGGAAGATCCAATTTCATCAAAGCATCAACTGTTTTTTGAGTCGGGTTAACGATATCAATCAAACGTTTGTGTGTACGCATTTCAAATTGTTCGCGAGAGTCTTTGTATTTGTGAGTCGCACGAATGATTGTGTAGAGGCTACGTTCAGTTGGAAGTGGGATTGGACCCGCAACTTGTGCACCTGTACGAGTAGCTGATTCTACGATTTTTGCAGCCGCTGTGTCAAGCGTACGGTGTTCGTAAGCTTTCAAACGGATACGGATTTTTTTGTTTGCCATCTTTTTTCTCCTTTTCGTCTATTTAAGATAATAGGCTAGCTCCACAAGAAAACCGACGCGGTGTTGCGTGGCAATGCAACCGAGCGTGTCGCAACCTCTTGCATCAAAGCTAAGGCTGTAATTTACAGCACCATAATAGAATAACACAAAGCCCCTGCGATTGCAAGGGATTTGACAGGATTTTTTTAATTTTTCGAATGAAACTGTTTTCTTTTTTGATAGGGCATTTATTTAACTATTTTTTTATAGAAGAAAGTTGTTCTCTCTTCATCTGTTCATAGCTTTCTTTCCCGTCATTGAGCTTGTCCCAAATCACTACTTGCCCACTGCGGAGCGATTTTTGCACATCGATGATGCGTTGATTGGACGAACCTCGAAACTGGAGCATGAGATTGCGCTTAGTTCGATCATACCGTCCATCGACAAGAATGTCAATAAGTGACAAGAGTTCCAGTTTATCTGGAGTTTCCAGCATCATTTCTTCCCAAGTATAGCCCGTCCAGGACCAGATGTCCTTGTCGGGCAAT
This window of the Streptococcus sp. 116-D4 genome carries:
- the rpsJ gene encoding 30S ribosomal protein S10 is translated as MANKKIRIRLKAYEHRTLDTAAAKIVESATRTGAQVAGPIPLPTERSLYTIIRATHKYKDSREQFEMRTHKRLIDIVNPTQKTVDALMKLDLPSGVNVEIKL